From a region of the Pongo abelii isolate AG06213 chromosome 9, NHGRI_mPonAbe1-v2.0_pri, whole genome shotgun sequence genome:
- the GRK2 gene encoding beta-adrenergic receptor kinase 1 has product MADLEAVLADVSYLMAMEKSKATPAARASKKILLPEPSIRSVMQKYLEDRGEVTFEKIFSQKLGYLLFRDFCLNHLEEARPLVEFYEEIKKYEKLETEEERVARSREIFDSYIMKELLACSHPFSKSATEHVQGHLGKKQVPPDLFQPYIEEICQNLRGDVFQKFIESDKFTRFCQWKNVELNIHLTMNDFSVHRIIGRGGFGEVYGCRKADTGKMYAMKCLDKKRIKMKQGETLALNERIMLSLVSTGDCPFIVCMSYAFHTPDKLSFILDLMNGGDLHYHLSQHGVFSEADMRFYAAEIILGLEHMHNRFVVYRDLKPANILLDEHGHVRISDLGLACDFSKKKPHASVGTHGYMAPEVLQKGVAYDSSADWFSLGCMLFKLLRGHSPFRQHKTKDKHEIDRMTLTMAVELPDSFSPELRSLLEGLLQRDVNRRLGCLGRGAQEVKESPFFRSLDWQMVFLQKYPPPLIPPRGEVNAADAFDIGSFDEEDTKGIKLLDSDQELYRNFPLTISERWQQEVAETVFDTINAETDRLEARKKAKNKQLGHEEDYALGKDCIMHGYMSKMGNPFLTQWQRRYFYLFPNRLEWRGEGEAPQSLLTMEEIQSVEETQIKERKCLLLKIRGGKQFVLQCDSDPELVQWKKELRDAYREAQQLVQRVPKMKNKPRSPVVELSKVPLVQRGSANGL; this is encoded by the exons ATGGCGGACCTGGAGGCGGTGCTGGCCGACGTGAGCTACCTGATGGCCATGGAGAAGAGCAAGGCCACGCCGGCCGCGCGCGCCAGCAAGAAGATCCTGCTGCCCGAGCCCAG CATCCGCAGTGTCATGCAGAAGTACCTGGAGGACCGGGGTGAGGTGACCTTTGAGAAGATCTTTTCCCAGAAGCTGG GGTACCTGCTTTTCCGAGACTTCTGCCTGAACCACCTGGAGGAGGCCAGGCCCTTGGTGGAATTCTACGAGGAG ATCAAGAAGTACGAGAAGCTGGAGACGGAGGAGGAGCGTGTGGCCCGCAGCCGGGAGATCTTCGACTCATACATCATGAAGGAGCTGCTGGCCTGCTCGCAT CCCTTCTCGAAGAGTGCCACTGAGCATGTCCAAGGCCACCTGGGGAAGAAGCAGGTGCCTCCGGATCTCTTCCAG CCATACATCGAAGAGATTTGTCAAAACCTCCGAGGGGACGTGTTCCAGAAATTCATCGAGAG CGATAAGTTCACACGGTTTTGCCAGTGGAAGAATGTGGAGCTCAACATCCAC CTGACCATGAATGACTTCAGCGTGCATCGCATCATTGGGCGCGGGGGCTTCGGCGAGGTCTATGGGTGCCGGAAGGCCGACACAGGCAAGAT GTACGCCATGAAGTGCCTGGACAAAAAGCGCATCAAGATGAAGCAGGGGGAGACCCTGGCTCTGAACGAGCGCATCATGCTCTCGCTCGTCAGCACTGGG GACTGCCCATTCATTGTCTGCATGTCATACGCGTTCCACACTCCAGACAAGCTCAGCTTCATCCTAGACCTCATGAACG GTGGGGACCTGCACTACCACCTGTCCCAGCACGGGGTCTTCTCAGAGGCTGACATGCGCTTCTATGCGGCCGAGATCATCCTGGGCCTGGAGCACATGCACAACCGCTTCGTGGTCTACCGGGACCTGAAG CCGGCCAACATCCTTCTGGACGAGCATGGCCACGTGCGGATCTCGGACCTGGGCCTGGCCTGCGACTTCTCCAAGAAGAAGCCCCATGCCAGCGT GGGCACCCACGGGTACATGGCTCCAGAGGTCCTGCAGAAGGGCGTGGCCTACGACAGCAGTGCCGACTGGTTCTCTCTGGGATGCATGCTCTTCAAGTTGCTGCGGGG GCACAGCCCCTTCCGGCAGCACAAGACCAAAGACAAGCATGAGATCGACCGCATGACGCTGACGATG GCTGTGGAGCTGCCCGACTCCTTCTCCCCTGAATTACGCTCCCTGCTGGAGGGGTTGCTGCAGAGGGATGTCAACCGGAGACTGGGCTGCCTGGGCCGAGG GGCTCAGGAGGTGAAAGAGAGCCCCTTTTTCCGCTCCTTGGACTGGCAGATGGTCTTCTTGCAGAAG TACCCTCCCCCGCTGATCCCCCCACGAGGGGAGGTGAACGCAGCCGACGCCTTCGACATTGGCTCCTTCGATGAGGAGGACACAAAAGGAATCAAG TTACTGGACAGTGATCAGGAGCTCTACCGCAACTTCCCCCTCACCATCTCGGAGCGGTGGCAGCAGGAGGTGGCAGAGACTGTCTTCGACACCATCAATGCTGAGACAGACCGGCTGGAGGCTCGCAAGAAAGCCAAGAACAAGCAGCTGGGCCATGAGGAAG ACTACGCCCTGGGCAAGGACTGCATCATGCACGGCTACATGTCCAAGATGGGCAACCCCTTCCTGACCCAGTGGCAGCGGCGGTACTTCTACCTGTTCCCCAACCGCCTCGAGTGGCGGGGCGAGGGCGAGGCCCCG CAGAGCCTGCTGACCATGGAGGAGATCCAGTCGGTGGAGGAGACGCAGATCAAGGAGCGCAAGTGCCTGCTCCTCAAGATCCGCGGTGGGAAACAGTTCGTTTTGCAGTGCGAT AGCGACCCTGAGCTGGTGCAGTGGAAGAAGGAGCTGCGCGACGCCTACCGCGAGGCCCAGCAGCTGGTGCAGCGGGTGCCCAAGATGAAGAACAAGCCGCGCTCGCCCGTGGTGGAGCTGAGCAAGGTGCCGCTGGTCCAGCGCGGCAGTGCCAACGGTCTCTGA